In Nitrospirota bacterium, the following proteins share a genomic window:
- a CDS encoding fibronectin type III domain-containing protein codes for MKKIQKQNRSVSQNLNKIFIYGVAWILLTGLINPDEVAAALQAVSLNPSSVGKGAVGKNIAIYGSGFQCGVKVTFSDPSVTSPNDPARSPFQNLCPSGVIPSNVQFVSTSSTTFTSSNVFIYVNVQAGSTTPSQVVLTFTNPLPPNGDGSSATKTLIINPSPVMTLPLVTNPLTVTQGMTFDLTINGSGIQNGANLSFSVPGLTVNAFTVNGPGTEAIANIIVSQNVMPSRVGVTLTNPDGGVSTVASGFSIQPFFGSKTPAITVYEDPRAGIGNRVPYNLFWNGIWSQEGNLVQNSQSYYMPQALVLKSHPFQLQQMAAHLIYPYIEFQVLDQGTWSHPLLITDFSSSISSKNFDVAFESQSGNGLIVYGTYLGVYGRRFFQSVAVTPCDPSVNGNSSPPCWGNPITLLTAINPTDSNNSTFLARAKLLSNPDSTKNEILLAYQDDKGNLYLRSWNGSANGNTGAFSPEYQVSTATRADSTPFDLAYSQIGKQGMLAWLEVNNGTPKSCLWSGTTSTCVLTVPNPAPTGSTATTNLFSIKLVSDPASNKIALATLENGSTGILKVQIWDGTTWPPPNSYPGNLMGVILLSNRLNALFPGFDQTNFDLIWKTAPANRLFAVYADFYDGVTGFGGLRYQSWVPASGWDSTDTFITAVPADASGTNYPLFGSLQFDSDPRTGDILGAMKTTDSPYNNHFSDQLFTIRWDGNTSSWTEFTNQTAGAFFSLVTPVGINYFKSFPTISATTSAFTFTQGSAVNLSVSGTFIQNGAVVTFPGFTGSTTVAHLGGVDTVTATGSISLNAIPGVYDLTITNSDRSNVIGKGMVTINASLSNSPTIYSVIPNSRGQGAANQTLVLSGYRFPASFAVSFSGNSSDINVTSQTMLSPDQVSIQVDVSPNAVVGTRGVVITDLVSGGQSYISPGLFTVNYGPTILSVTPGGLIQGSKEVPILLSGNDFKPGAAIILTDGSNTLGSQSSGTISSSLYQNKMTGNRFYISAETSPAVVLSRIEIGVSLVDSTQGKKSGQVAIYTDNGGVPGTLLASREILELTPSPLPDGSPPNFFDFNLSAPVILPAPASYWVLFNVNGVQTLIVSEQNVANCTIDGFSLIPATPCAGISKDQTYGSWPATGGLLTTWRQRPGIRYGIYLSYYPVVGSAQTGTNSSGIYQDEATGSDSLTVGVNTQIRYLYAYVKTVDPLLPSATMAIYDNSGAGGTPGNSKIGALNISNTSLIPNSFNRFQVGNFGVALSAGTYWIMANAKGAGTTFAYDSGGGVVANSVQSPLTYTSAWPAMFLPATTLIPQTRYSFFGVTNLRPLGQSSCFAPAPCNTDGPDSNQFTGTQFITTAISHMIGISFFVNTVDSGSPFGQAAIYDDNNGTPGNRVLTTSSQTLLPGSFNTISIPPTQLPAGKYWILVNVSGPLTTLTYDEGTTETSAKRYPAPFSNPWPATGGTGWTTFPGRRYAFHVVPDISVSSSSFLTNNSLGANISIDPTAGLGLREICVLNPDGGKGCFTVVDFVKFGTITNPALTVYGTTLSPFSFYRKWNGYSPWATENSTSATPASPVLWEVIRPSPKSGTPEKISGSISNVSLTLQVWNGTSWGSSPPNVTPSAAFSRSFDIAYESLSGKGLAVYGMSGNSAPQYQIWNGLTWTSGTVPGSPTGTPLWVRLEPNPKSNEIVLVYLTGNVNPDSSVTNGVIHALIWNGTSFGNEQVVILPASNINLCSTCTPPVIGQSFDIAYENRSGRAFLAWGSVGNPTPSYMIWNGVQWSAQATANQAAADSLTGLIYFKLSGDSNSNQIAMGTGTLDGQYYIQIWNGASWGSPVSRMDTASPSFSLTGEWSASSTVPPGSVVTEKVSQVVSDFGELTFSGTEINIIGQKNKGLGIADIYLDNQIKGSIDFYSLSPVRRRILFSLSNLTNSTHQLRIEPSGSKNSPSFPGAAITDSFSTSNRVTGSLFKVKNNTTIKALSVFLKTCDPVSTRRNFQIALYSDNGGVPGNLLGPMAPVTGTCFPGSTDNTWINQITVPGILLTKGNSYWIMVNTNGNGNALTYTDSSVSGTQAKSVQMNLSYGTWPSSFAAAAPWTQTPSRFYGLYGAEQFGPITIGMAPPVPIDAFEVKSQIDSPAVGSIDLLYQSDQKDNFFNVGRTFDLAWEKDSGQLLTVFGSPRSVNVCNYFSASSAATKFYYGTRFRKWNSTDGWLVDQQVPLVGSDLVPRWIQLSSDSSSNDLFLGVIGHPIDQFVPSSANATECVVAFSPLSTVQNPVSDLSILHNHQYGWHHEAWTDKEVLSTASSGSLQSTIGFQTYTSFGESLMTAFDPDATPPSPISTLTYTGVSSSSVSLQWLASGDDGDLGRAATYTVAYSTSPINTELNYAAIPLAQKITISATPFAVGTSLTFTETFTVTNLNPSTTYYFAVKATDRAGNISSLSPANPSVFIATSASGTVGTGITAPGPISDLTVVSGSLTNNNVQLTWTAPGNTGSIGTAAAYDLRWSGAPITNDSSFNTATPVLATDGTGRNGLSVPHAAGTREFFDFVGLPQGTLTYFAIKACGTQAMDIITFRCAGNPANISPINSNSPVLVNNGGVVNLTPPAAISDMVVSNTTSNALTLHWTAPGNNGQIGAAMRYDLRISANPITSVNFDTAFQVLNLLSPASAGSVQSFTVGNLLSNNTTGQIYYFAIKAVNSSGIVSAISNIVSGTTLPLTDTSPPAAISDLFVVTSGINSTSVTLSWTATGDNGTAGTAYQYDIRYSELPIVEDGAAFVQDRQIEFKNAGQVTQPPLPGPSGHHELFTLAGLNSNTIYYFAVKAVDKASNRSFLSTCVNCPGHTALRSGYNLVSVPYRLNGTNDPASVFGNDVSKPVTVYQWNNGFYSIPAMVSGGNGYFLYSPGNNSILKASDTLGNSLGTPENSPNVMIPLQTGWNMIGNPYLHPIFLKDTCIKKGTSASVPFMDAVSGGWVDASIYSFDGTQYSAERYVDILNPPANPPADLDPWNGYWFQVLLNDAAYTLVYVDSGGCP; via the coding sequence ATGAAAAAAATCCAAAAACAAAATCGTTCAGTAAGTCAGAATTTGAATAAAATATTTATCTATGGAGTCGCCTGGATTTTGTTGACCGGGCTCATAAATCCGGATGAGGTTGCCGCGGCTCTTCAGGCTGTCAGTCTAAATCCTTCCAGCGTGGGAAAGGGCGCCGTTGGTAAAAATATCGCGATCTACGGATCGGGGTTTCAGTGTGGAGTCAAAGTGACTTTCTCGGATCCCTCTGTAACCTCTCCGAATGATCCCGCACGGAGTCCGTTTCAAAATTTATGTCCTTCCGGGGTTATTCCGTCCAATGTTCAATTTGTGTCGACGAGTTCAACGACTTTTACCAGCTCTAACGTATTTATCTATGTGAACGTTCAGGCTGGATCTACGACACCTTCGCAGGTGGTTCTGACTTTTACCAATCCCCTGCCTCCCAATGGAGACGGAAGCAGCGCGACAAAAACGCTTATCATTAATCCCTCTCCCGTGATGACTTTACCTTTAGTGACTAATCCATTAACCGTGACGCAAGGGATGACGTTTGATTTAACAATCAATGGATCGGGGATTCAAAACGGAGCCAATCTTTCATTTTCTGTCCCCGGTCTGACGGTCAATGCTTTTACGGTCAATGGACCTGGAACAGAGGCAATCGCGAACATCATTGTCTCTCAAAATGTAATGCCGTCTCGAGTGGGCGTGACGCTGACGAATCCGGATGGCGGAGTCTCTACGGTCGCGTCCGGCTTTTCAATTCAACCTTTTTTTGGATCAAAAACCCCCGCCATCACCGTCTATGAGGATCCCCGGGCCGGCATCGGAAACAGAGTTCCTTATAACTTGTTCTGGAACGGGATATGGTCACAAGAGGGCAACCTGGTTCAAAACTCTCAAAGTTATTATATGCCCCAGGCGCTGGTTCTTAAATCGCATCCTTTTCAATTACAACAAATGGCCGCGCACCTGATTTATCCCTATATAGAATTTCAAGTCCTGGACCAGGGGACGTGGAGCCATCCGTTGCTCATTACCGATTTTTCCAGTTCAATTTCGAGTAAAAATTTTGATGTGGCCTTTGAATCACAATCGGGGAACGGACTCATCGTCTATGGAACGTATCTTGGGGTTTATGGTCGTCGATTTTTTCAGAGCGTTGCTGTCACGCCGTGTGACCCTTCGGTCAATGGAAATTCTTCCCCCCCCTGCTGGGGAAACCCGATTACCCTTTTGACTGCCATCAATCCGACGGATTCGAATAATTCCACATTTCTTGCCAGAGCAAAATTGCTGTCCAATCCGGATAGCACCAAAAATGAGATTCTCCTTGCTTATCAGGATGATAAGGGAAACCTTTATCTGCGGTCTTGGAACGGTAGCGCGAATGGAAATACGGGCGCCTTTTCTCCCGAATATCAGGTATCGACAGCAACCCGCGCCGATTCAACCCCGTTTGATCTTGCCTATAGCCAGATCGGCAAGCAGGGGATGCTCGCCTGGTTAGAAGTCAATAATGGAACACCCAAATCGTGCCTCTGGAGTGGAACGACCTCGACCTGTGTTTTGACAGTTCCGAATCCGGCTCCAACAGGAAGTACTGCCACGACGAATTTATTCTCCATCAAGTTGGTTTCCGATCCTGCTTCCAATAAGATCGCACTGGCCACATTAGAGAATGGTTCTACCGGTATCTTGAAGGTTCAAATATGGGATGGAACAACCTGGCCGCCTCCTAATTCTTATCCCGGTAATTTAATGGGGGTAATATTGTTGAGTAATCGCTTAAATGCTCTTTTCCCCGGCTTTGATCAGACCAATTTTGATTTAATCTGGAAAACAGCGCCGGCAAACAGGCTGTTTGCCGTTTATGCCGATTTCTATGATGGTGTGACCGGTTTTGGAGGCCTTCGTTATCAGTCCTGGGTGCCGGCGTCAGGGTGGGATTCGACCGACACCTTCATCACCGCCGTTCCTGCCGATGCTTCAGGAACTAATTATCCTCTATTTGGTTCCCTTCAATTTGATTCTGATCCAAGAACGGGGGATATTTTGGGGGCAATGAAAACAACGGACAGCCCCTATAATAATCATTTTTCAGATCAACTTTTTACTATTCGCTGGGATGGAAACACTTCTTCCTGGACAGAGTTTACAAACCAGACGGCGGGCGCATTTTTTTCTCTGGTTACTCCTGTGGGTATCAATTATTTTAAAAGTTTTCCTACGATTTCCGCCACGACTTCCGCATTCACTTTCACGCAGGGGAGCGCTGTCAACTTATCCGTTTCGGGGACATTCATCCAAAACGGCGCGGTCGTTACATTCCCTGGTTTTACCGGCTCCACGACCGTTGCGCATTTGGGTGGAGTGGACACCGTAACCGCGACAGGATCCATAAGTTTAAACGCCATTCCGGGCGTTTACGATTTGACGATCACCAATTCCGACAGGTCCAATGTCATTGGCAAAGGAATGGTCACGATCAATGCCAGTCTTTCGAATTCTCCGACGATTTATTCCGTGATTCCAAACAGCAGGGGGCAGGGGGCGGCCAATCAGACTTTAGTTCTATCCGGATATCGATTCCCGGCCAGTTTTGCGGTCTCATTTTCCGGAAATAGTTCCGATATCAATGTGACGAGTCAAACCATGCTCTCTCCGGATCAGGTGTCCATTCAAGTTGACGTCTCCCCGAACGCGGTTGTGGGAACCAGAGGAGTCGTTATTACCGATTTAGTTTCAGGGGGGCAGAGTTATATTTCTCCCGGTCTTTTTACGGTTAATTATGGCCCCACGATTTTGAGCGTGACACCGGGAGGGCTTATCCAGGGGTCGAAAGAGGTTCCCATTCTGCTATCTGGAAATGATTTTAAACCCGGAGCCGCCATTATTCTGACCGATGGGTCAAACACCCTTGGTTCGCAATCATCCGGAACTATTTCTTCTTCGCTTTACCAGAACAAGATGACCGGGAATCGTTTTTACATTTCAGCGGAAACTTCACCCGCGGTTGTTTTAAGCCGAATTGAAATAGGAGTTTCTCTGGTCGATTCGACCCAGGGTAAAAAAAGCGGCCAGGTTGCGATCTACACAGATAACGGAGGGGTACCCGGCACCTTGTTAGCTTCCAGAGAAATCCTCGAATTAACCCCATCGCCCCTGCCCGATGGCAGTCCCCCGAATTTTTTCGATTTTAATTTAAGCGCGCCGGTTATTTTACCCGCTCCTGCCAGTTATTGGGTATTGTTTAATGTCAACGGAGTGCAGACTCTTATCGTGAGTGAACAAAATGTGGCAAATTGTACGATTGATGGATTTTCTCTAATTCCCGCGACGCCCTGCGCGGGAATTTCCAAAGACCAGACTTATGGGTCGTGGCCGGCGACAGGAGGTCTTCTAACAACATGGAGACAGCGTCCAGGGATCCGGTACGGAATTTACCTTTCCTATTACCCGGTGGTTGGGAGTGCCCAGACAGGAACAAATAGTTCCGGAATTTATCAGGATGAGGCGACAGGGAGCGATAGTCTCACCGTAGGTGTGAATACTCAAATTCGTTATCTTTATGCCTATGTTAAAACGGTTGACCCTCTTTTACCGTCAGCCACTATGGCCATTTATGACAATTCCGGAGCAGGCGGAACACCGGGAAATTCGAAGATAGGCGCCCTCAACATCTCCAATACCAGTCTGATTCCTAACAGCTTTAATCGATTTCAGGTTGGAAATTTTGGGGTAGCCCTTTCCGCTGGAACCTACTGGATCATGGCAAATGCCAAGGGTGCGGGAACGACCTTTGCTTATGATTCCGGGGGAGGGGTTGTGGCCAACAGCGTTCAGTCGCCCCTGACCTATACATCAGCATGGCCGGCTATGTTTCTTCCGGCGACGACTTTAATTCCGCAAACTCGCTATTCTTTTTTTGGTGTGACCAATCTAAGACCATTAGGGCAATCCTCCTGTTTTGCGCCGGCTCCCTGTAATACCGATGGTCCTGACTCCAATCAATTCACCGGAACACAATTCATAACGACCGCGATCTCTCATATGATCGGAATTTCCTTCTTTGTCAACACGGTCGATTCAGGTAGTCCGTTTGGGCAGGCGGCCATCTATGACGACAATAATGGAACGCCGGGAAACCGGGTTTTAACAACATCCTCTCAGACGCTTCTCCCGGGTTCTTTTAACACGATTTCGATCCCGCCAACCCAGCTTCCAGCCGGAAAATATTGGATCCTTGTCAATGTCAGCGGGCCTCTAACGACGTTAACCTATGACGAAGGAACGACAGAAACAAGCGCCAAACGATATCCAGCGCCATTTTCCAATCCATGGCCGGCAACCGGCGGTACTGGATGGACAACCTTTCCTGGAAGAAGATACGCGTTCCATGTGGTTCCTGATATATCCGTGAGCAGCAGTAGTTTTTTAACAAACAATAGTCTTGGAGCAAATATCTCAATTGATCCTACTGCCGGGCTTGGATTAAGAGAAATCTGTGTCTTAAATCCTGACGGGGGGAAAGGATGTTTCACTGTTGTTGATTTTGTCAAATTCGGGACCATAACCAATCCCGCGTTGACGGTATACGGCACAACGCTTTCTCCTTTTTCTTTCTATCGAAAATGGAATGGATATTCGCCCTGGGCTACTGAAAATTCGACATCCGCAACTCCCGCCAGTCCCGTATTATGGGAAGTGATCCGGCCTAGTCCAAAATCAGGAACCCCTGAAAAAATTTCAGGGTCGATCAGTAATGTTTCTTTGACTCTGCAAGTCTGGAACGGGACTTCCTGGGGATCTTCTCCTCCCAATGTGACCCCTTCGGCAGCTTTTTCACGTTCCTTTGACATCGCATACGAAAGTTTGTCTGGAAAAGGCCTGGCGGTGTATGGCATGTCAGGAAATTCAGCGCCACAATATCAAATCTGGAATGGTCTAACCTGGACGTCAGGAACGGTTCCGGGAAGTCCGACGGGAACTCCTTTGTGGGTACGTCTTGAACCCAATCCTAAAAGTAACGAAATTGTCCTGGTTTACCTGACCGGAAATGTTAATCCGGATAGCTCTGTTACAAATGGTGTGATACATGCGTTGATCTGGAACGGAACCTCTTTCGGTAATGAGCAGGTCGTCATCCTTCCGGCCTCCAATATCAATCTCTGTTCAACCTGTACTCCCCCAGTTATAGGACAGTCTTTTGATATTGCTTATGAAAATCGCTCCGGACGAGCGTTCTTGGCGTGGGGATCTGTCGGTAATCCAACCCCATCCTACATGATATGGAATGGGGTTCAATGGTCGGCGCAGGCAACGGCTAACCAGGCCGCCGCCGATTCCCTGACGGGGTTGATTTATTTTAAATTGTCGGGGGATTCTAATTCTAACCAGATCGCAATGGGAACCGGAACCCTCGATGGCCAATATTACATTCAGATATGGAATGGCGCAAGTTGGGGGTCTCCTGTTTCCAGGATGGATACGGCATCTCCTTCCTTTAGTTTAACAGGTGAATGGAGTGCCAGTTCAACCGTTCCGCCCGGTTCGGTGGTAACCGAAAAAGTCTCCCAGGTGGTTTCTGATTTTGGAGAATTGACTTTCTCAGGGACAGAAATCAATATCATCGGGCAGAAGAATAAAGGTCTTGGAATCGCGGACATTTACTTGGATAACCAGATTAAGGGGAGTATTGATTTCTATTCTTTAAGCCCGGTTCGGAGAAGAATTCTTTTTTCCTTAAGCAATTTGACGAATTCAACCCATCAATTAAGAATAGAACCCAGCGGGTCAAAGAATAGTCCATCGTTTCCCGGGGCCGCGATTACCGATTCATTCAGCACTTCAAATAGAGTGACAGGTTCCCTTTTCAAGGTTAAAAACAATACGACTATTAAAGCTTTGTCGGTTTTTTTAAAAACCTGTGATCCTGTTTCAACCCGCCGAAATTTTCAAATCGCGCTTTATTCGGATAATGGCGGCGTTCCCGGAAATTTGTTGGGACCCATGGCGCCTGTGACAGGAACCTGTTTCCCGGGATCGACGGATAATACGTGGATTAATCAAATCACTGTTCCCGGCATTCTATTGACAAAAGGAAACAGTTACTGGATCATGGTCAACACCAACGGGAATGGAAATGCTTTGACCTATACCGATAGTTCGGTTTCCGGCACTCAGGCCAAGTCGGTGCAGATGAACCTTTCTTATGGGACATGGCCCTCCTCTTTTGCCGCGGCCGCGCCATGGACGCAAACCCCTTCCAGATTTTATGGACTTTATGGCGCGGAACAATTCGGGCCGATTACCATAGGAATGGCTCCCCCCGTCCCGATCGATGCCTTTGAGGTTAAAAGTCAGATCGATTCTCCTGCCGTTGGGAGTATTGATCTTCTTTATCAATCCGATCAAAAGGATAACTTTTTTAATGTGGGAAGAACGTTTGATCTTGCCTGGGAAAAAGACTCGGGCCAGTTATTAACTGTTTTTGGTTCTCCCAGGTCGGTCAACGTCTGTAATTATTTTAGCGCCTCTTCGGCGGCGACTAAATTTTATTACGGAACCCGTTTTCGGAAATGGAATTCAACCGACGGGTGGTTGGTGGATCAGCAGGTTCCCCTGGTGGGGAGTGATCTGGTTCCCCGGTGGATCCAGTTATCTTCCGATTCCTCCTCAAATGACCTTTTTCTTGGCGTGATCGGACATCCCATAGACCAATTTGTTCCGTCGAGCGCGAATGCCACGGAATGTGTGGTTGCTTTTTCTCCCCTCAGTACCGTTCAAAACCCTGTGAGCGACCTGAGCATACTCCACAATCACCAGTACGGGTGGCATCATGAAGCCTGGACCGATAAGGAAGTTCTTAGCACCGCCTCTTCAGGTTCGCTTCAATCGACGATTGGTTTTCAAACATATACCTCATTCGGAGAATCTTTAATGACGGCTTTTGATCCGGACGCCACGCCTCCTTCTCCCATTTCAACCTTAACCTATACGGGGGTTTCAAGCTCTTCTGTGTCTCTGCAATGGCTGGCTTCAGGGGATGATGGGGACCTGGGCCGTGCGGCAACTTATACCGTCGCTTATTCCACCAGCCCGATCAATACGGAGTTGAACTACGCGGCCATTCCTCTGGCGCAAAAAATAACCATTTCTGCGACTCCGTTTGCGGTCGGAACTTCGCTGACCTTTACGGAGACTTTTACCGTCACCAATTTAAACCCTTCGACAACCTATTATTTTGCGGTTAAAGCAACAGACAGAGCCGGAAATATTTCTTCTCTTTCACCCGCGAATCCTTCCGTTTTTATTGCAACCTCCGCTTCGGGGACCGTGGGAACAGGGATAACCGCACCCGGACCGATATCCGATCTGACGGTAGTTTCCGGTTCGCTGACGAATAATAATGTTCAACTCACCTGGACAGCTCCTGGAAACACAGGTTCAATCGGTACAGCGGCGGCCTACGATCTTCGGTGGTCCGGCGCCCCGATTACCAATGACAGTTCATTTAATACGGCAACCCCTGTTCTTGCGACAGATGGCACCGGACGGAATGGCCTTTCCGTTCCTCATGCGGCAGGGACACGTGAATTTTTTGATTTTGTGGGACTCCCTCAAGGAACTCTGACTTATTTTGCCATTAAAGCGTGTGGAACGCAGGCCATGGACATCATCACGTTTCGGTGCGCGGGAAACCCGGCAAATATTTCTCCGATTAATTCAAACAGCCCTGTATTGGTCAATAATGGCGGCGTGGTTAATTTAACACCGCCCGCCGCTATTTCAGATATGGTCGTCTCAAACACTACCTCTAATGCGCTGACTCTTCATTGGACCGCGCCCGGGAACAACGGACAAATCGGCGCCGCGATGCGGTATGATCTAAGAATTTCAGCCAACCCGATTACCTCGGTCAACTTTGATACCGCGTTTCAGGTGTTAAATCTCTTATCCCCGGCATCTGCCGGAAGTGTTCAGTCGTTTACGGTTGGCAATCTTCTTTCAAACAATACCACAGGTCAGATCTACTATTTCGCGATAAAGGCCGTTAATTCGTCCGGAATCGTTTCGGCCATTTCAAATATTGTCTCCGGCACGACCCTGCCTCTGACTGACACCTCGCCTCCTGCCGCAATTTCTGATCTTTTCGTCGTTACCAGCGGGATTAACTCAACCTCGGTGACCCTCTCCTGGACGGCGACCGGTGACAATGGAACAGCAGGAACAGCCTATCAATATGACATCCGGTATTCTGAACTTCCAATTGTTGAAGATGGAGCCGCCTTTGTTCAAGATCGGCAGATTGAATTTAAAAATGCCGGTCAGGTTACCCAGCCACCCCTGCCGGGTCCTTCCGGGCATCATGAACTGTTTACCCTTGCGGGTTTAAACTCAAATACGATTTACTATTTTGCCGTCAAGGCCGTTGATAAGGCTAGCAACAGGTCTTTCTTATCAACCTGTGTCAACTGCCCGGGACATACGGCCTTACGATCAGGGTACAATTTAGTCAGCGTTCCTTACCGGTTAAATGGAACGAATGATCCCGCGTCTGTTTTTGGAAATGATGTGTCAAAACCGGTTACGGTTTATCAATGGAATAATGGCTTTTATTCTATTCCTGCCATGGTATCCGGAGGGAACGGTTATTTTCTTTATTCTCCCGGTAACAATAGCATTCTGAAGGCCTCGGACACGCTGGGAAATTCTTTAGGGACTCCTGAAAACTCTCCTAATGTGATGATTCCTTTGCAAACAGGATGGAACATGATCGGGAATCCTTATCTTCATCCTATCTTCTTAAAGGATACCTGTATCAAGAAGGGAACATCGGCCTCTGTTCCTTTTATGGATGCTGTGAGCGGCGGGTGGGTCGACGCGTCAATTTATTCCTTCGACGGAACTCAATATAGCGCAGAGAGATACGTTGATATATTAAATCCGCCGGCTAATCCGCCGGCTGACCTTGATCCATGGAATGGGTACTGGTTTCAGGTTCTTTTAAATGATGCGGCCTATACTTTGGTTTATGTCGATAGCGGAGGATGTCCATGA
- the xseB gene encoding exodeoxyribonuclease VII small subunit, producing MSELKFEEAMARLEEIVKSLEKGDLSLDQAMSSFEEGVALSKIGLKHLEDADRKVEILIQSYNGQKKIEPFNTPDLQE from the coding sequence ATGAGTGAATTGAAATTTGAAGAAGCGATGGCCCGTTTGGAAGAGATCGTGAAAAGCCTCGAAAAAGGGGATCTTTCTCTGGATCAGGCGATGTCTTCTTTCGAAGAAGGGGTTGCTTTGTCTAAAATCGGTCTTAAACATCTGGAAGACGCGGACCGAAAAGTTGAAATTCTCATTCAAAGCTATAACGGACAAAAGAAAATTGAGCCGTTTAATACTCCAGACCTCCAGGAATAA
- a CDS encoding SUMF1/EgtB/PvdO family nonheme iron enzyme, protein MNRHFKKQVWIVLFFLLGSFLTFEYFFDRKIGMGAGEEEKMVKIPAGPFIMGSDERDGIVGIDVGVDEVPRHQVVLPDYYIDRFEVTIQQYEGFIQATKHRVPSEPRFPDYYQWQKGHPPEGQENYPVSYVDFEDASAYCAWRGKRLPTEEEWEKAARGTDGRKWPWGNVFDPKKCNTDESQLNWTTTVGSFSGGASPYGVMDMCGNLAEWTSSWYKPYPGNDLQRTAFGEKFKVIRGGGWTLPAHPFSRTSHRSYAVRAEKRHRSIGFRCVKEAS, encoded by the coding sequence ATGAACCGCCATTTTAAAAAACAGGTCTGGATTGTTTTATTTTTTCTTCTGGGGAGTTTTTTGACATTCGAATATTTTTTTGACAGGAAAATCGGAATGGGTGCGGGAGAAGAAGAGAAAATGGTTAAAATTCCCGCGGGCCCATTTATCATGGGGAGCGATGAGCGGGATGGTATTGTCGGCATAGATGTGGGGGTAGATGAAGTCCCAAGGCATCAGGTGGTTCTTCCCGATTATTACATTGATCGTTTTGAAGTGACCATTCAACAATATGAAGGGTTTATCCAGGCGACAAAGCATCGGGTCCCTTCAGAGCCCCGTTTTCCTGACTACTATCAGTGGCAAAAAGGACATCCCCCGGAAGGCCAGGAAAATTATCCCGTCAGTTACGTCGATTTTGAAGACGCTTCCGCTTACTGCGCCTGGCGCGGAAAAAGGCTCCCAACCGAAGAAGAGTGGGAAAAGGCAGCACGTGGAACCGACGGGCGAAAATGGCCCTGGGGGAATGTTTTTGATCCAAAGAAATGTAACACAGATGAAAGTCAGTTAAATTGGACAACGACCGTTGGAAGTTTTTCGGGCGGCGCTTCTCCCTACGGCGTCATGGATATGTGCGGCAATCTTGCCGAATGGACCTCATCTTGGTATAAACCTTATCCCGGTAATGATTTGCAAAGAACGGCTTTCGGAGAAAAATTTAAAGTGATCAGAGGCGGTGGATGGACGCTTCCAGCTCATCCCTTTAGCAGGACCAGTCATCGAAGTTATGCCGTCAGGGCGGAAAAAAGACACCGGTCTATCGGATTTAGATGCGTGAAGGAGGCCTCATGA
- a CDS encoding SUMF1/EgtB/PvdO family nonheme iron enzyme, producing the protein MKIGMFFLVLLLVCWGNFLKHVKADFPAGMVLIPSGSFTLGASSEDGIEGIDVGVDQIPRHRISLKSFYIDQNEVTVGEYRQFVQQTRHQEPCIWTDPGFSKPPDQETLSDVSYFDAEAYCEWKGKRLPTEEEWEKAARGADGRRWPWGNDFYKERTNTLESGLKKVVPPETFQGDVSPYGVHDMAGNVMEWTSSWYEPYPGNTLKRTAFGKKFKILRGGTWSESATPFARTTHRFPVLPSIAQPDFGIRCAKDVFP; encoded by the coding sequence ATGAAAATAGGAATGTTTTTCCTGGTTTTACTGCTCGTTTGTTGGGGAAATTTTTTGAAGCATGTCAAGGCGGATTTTCCGGCTGGAATGGTTTTAATTCCTTCAGGGTCTTTTACTCTGGGAGCCTCCTCTGAAGATGGAATTGAAGGAATCGATGTGGGGGTGGATCAAATTCCAAGACATCGGATATCCCTTAAAAGCTTCTATATTGATCAGAATGAAGTGACAGTGGGTGAGTACCGTCAATTTGTACAACAAACCCGTCACCAGGAACCTTGTATCTGGACTGATCCGGGTTTTTCAAAACCCCCGGATCAAGAAACGCTGAGCGATGTCTCCTATTTCGATGCCGAAGCTTATTGCGAATGGAAGGGGAAGAGATTGCCAACAGAAGAAGAATGGGAAAAAGCCGCTCGTGGCGCTGATGGGAGAAGATGGCCATGGGGAAACGATTTTTACAAAGAAAGAACCAATACCCTGGAATCAGGTTTAAAAAAAGTGGTTCCCCCTGAGACTTTCCAGGGCGATGTGTCGCCCTATGGGGTGCATGATATGGCTGGAAATGTGATGGAATGGACCTCTTCCTGGTACGAACCTTATCCGGGCAATACGCTGAAAAGAACGGCTTTTGGGAAAAAATTTAAAATCCTGCGCGGGGGAACCTGGAGTGAATCCGCGACTCCGTTCGCCCGTACAACACACCGCTTCCCTGTTTTACCCAGTATTGCCCAACCTGATTTCGGGATTCGATGCGCAAAGGATGTTTTCCCATGA